In a genomic window of Methanosarcina horonobensis HB-1 = JCM 15518:
- a CDS encoding AIM24 family protein encodes MSLKQVKITLTNSAVTTERGALYFHKGNICASCETGGVGGLAKKLIKNKLTNESAFTPTYSGTGEIFLEPGFSHYILLELNNDAIIVDKGMFYCCENGINVEVSSQKNLSSGLFGGEGWFQTKISGTGLCVLAVPVPPSEVLKYELNNERLQVDGNFVFLRSASLNFTVERSAKSLVGNLTSGDGALQTFEGTGIVWMAPTQFVYGALSRCSYPPVPRTPRATGSSSDD; translated from the coding sequence ATGAGCCTCAAGCAGGTAAAAATCACTCTTACAAACAGTGCGGTAACTACCGAAAGAGGAGCTCTGTACTTCCACAAGGGGAATATTTGTGCTTCATGTGAGACTGGGGGAGTCGGGGGACTTGCGAAAAAATTAATTAAAAATAAGCTTACCAACGAGTCTGCATTTACTCCTACTTATTCGGGTACAGGAGAGATTTTCCTTGAACCGGGCTTCAGTCACTACATACTCCTGGAGCTGAACAATGATGCGATTATTGTAGATAAGGGAATGTTCTATTGCTGTGAAAACGGGATCAATGTGGAGGTTTCATCCCAGAAAAACCTCTCCTCCGGATTGTTTGGGGGAGAAGGCTGGTTCCAGACAAAAATTAGCGGGACAGGACTATGTGTCCTTGCAGTTCCTGTGCCTCCTTCAGAGGTTCTGAAGTATGAACTTAATAACGAGAGATTGCAGGTGGATGGTAATTTTGTGTTCCTGAGGTCGGCTTCCCTTAACTTTACGGTTGAGAGGTCTGCCAAGAGTCTTGTCGGGAACCTTACAAGTGGCGATGGAGCTCTTCAGACTTTTGAAGGTACGGGAATAGTCTGGATGGCTCCCACCCAGTTTGTCTATGGAGCTCTCTCAAGGTGCTCTTATCCTCCTGTTCCGAGGACTCCAAGAGCCACCGGCAGCAGCAGTGACGACTGA
- a CDS encoding cell wall-binding repeat-containing protein, whose amino-acid sequence MIKPAYTFLAVTALSVLFILGYISMWEPQGKPLDASTMKNDELLGLTGTTARLSGETYIETATAYSQAIYPAAQDKDRPGAVVLVRDDDPATALVTTRLQHFPVNAPMLFITENGTVLPEATRKELERLRPEGVMMDGNVQVYLAGDIDQSVVDEVEKLKLKTRRIYASDPISYAEVLDEYISVLESNHRQIVFIASTDALEYAYPASNWNAHMGDAMAYVTPEGVPEETRRMLERRWPYYPYIYVFAPSSVVDHEIMAELSQYGHVQRIPGSTPQEMAVRWAGYKDSGHRTSWLVGYRPRSVGWGYAEPGHNLLLGTPDWRITVPSGVLSHMGKHGFLILTEPNGELPESARSYLQIIQPEPIYPSHQVFNFAWILGGEVSQETVRELSELLEVSSPDNGSLVI is encoded by the coding sequence GTGATAAAGCCTGCGTATACTTTTCTTGCAGTAACTGCTCTTTCGGTTCTTTTTATCCTCGGATATATCTCAATGTGGGAACCCCAGGGAAAACCTCTTGATGCAAGCACAATGAAAAACGATGAACTGTTAGGGTTAACGGGCACCACTGCCAGGCTTTCAGGTGAGACTTATATTGAAACGGCTACTGCTTATTCCCAGGCAATCTATCCTGCTGCCCAGGATAAGGACAGACCTGGCGCAGTTGTTCTTGTGAGGGACGATGACCCTGCAACCGCACTCGTTACAACACGCCTCCAGCATTTTCCGGTAAACGCACCCATGTTGTTTATTACTGAAAATGGTACCGTACTTCCCGAGGCAACCCGGAAAGAGCTCGAGAGGTTAAGGCCTGAGGGGGTCATGATGGACGGTAACGTGCAGGTTTACCTTGCCGGGGATATTGACCAGAGTGTAGTCGATGAGGTTGAGAAACTAAAACTGAAAACCCGCCGAATATATGCATCGGACCCTATCAGTTATGCAGAAGTCCTGGACGAGTATATCTCTGTGCTGGAATCTAATCACAGGCAGATTGTCTTCATAGCTTCCACAGATGCCCTTGAGTACGCATATCCTGCTTCCAACTGGAATGCTCATATGGGAGATGCCATGGCTTACGTAACTCCCGAAGGAGTGCCTGAAGAAACAAGAAGGATGCTTGAAAGACGCTGGCCGTATTATCCTTACATATACGTGTTTGCTCCTTCTTCAGTTGTCGATCACGAGATAATGGCAGAGCTTTCGCAGTACGGGCATGTCCAGCGTATCCCTGGAAGCACACCCCAGGAAATGGCAGTAAGGTGGGCTGGATATAAGGACAGCGGGCATCGGACTTCTTGGCTTGTAGGTTACAGACCTCGCAGCGTCGGATGGGGCTATGCGGAGCCCGGGCACAATCTTCTTCTGGGAACTCCCGACTGGAGGATAACAGTTCCAAGCGGAGTGCTGTCCCATATGGGAAAACATGGGTTCCTTATCCTGACAGAGCCCAATGGTGAACTGCCCGAGTCTGCACGCTCTTACCTGCAGATCATTCAACCAGAACCAATTTACCCCAGCCATCAGGTGTTCAATTTTGCATGGATTCTTGGCGGAGAAGTGAGTCAAGAAACAGTTCGTGAACTCAGTGAACTCCTTGAGGTCTCTTCTCCTGATAACGGGAGTCTCGTAATTTGA
- a CDS encoding DUF4396 domain-containing protein has protein sequence MGYFAENGTLTLPRLEPLFAAPYGSVTIFLIIFGASLGSVFASLASADPLHRSEGTQEAGAGMNLKKWFTWGIAVLTAAIILSATGYIWILSAAYGNGSDQDSRIGYTMKNVQRVPGDTPVQVGNSMVDMYAAEPLEVPADPIAAAVMAPVAASRGQILVYGAEEGGEVDLEALVEESLSLLGDRPVIVIVSAEEPAYALPAAYAAAYFRVPVVPVEEGSVPQSLQTLLENGEEKTFFVAAPESLLSDRFLEELEAFGEVNRVADENIYLHALVWARSRWGDFGWGIDEDFHFDAYYNFALANPETPEFAAAGLPIAYQSNYGPLLYTESEDLNDEVDQYFWRLSPDYFAFPSDGPFMNVRVVGGPESVSYNTQARADLALEVHSFKDQMTGVSGLAFLGWSWFFIGFFGAIWALFIMPKRLPYSSFYPRIYWPMAMLVFGPVGILAFLLAYHERPVMYMDNMVKFRRPPWARALSGTIMSTGIGMALMIASMYLFEFFGMPLSLSFEFTWLYWLGSPMTTIMWLIMVIPAIIVSSLFYMGPMMGDMHQKKYWEGVKQAFPIVVLSMVSASIGMYVTAWYVMQWRDWMTNEDLWLWVTPLWISAAAGLFAALVPNYIMVKAGWKEGEM, from the coding sequence GTGGGTTATTTTGCGGAAAACGGAACTCTTACATTACCCAGACTTGAACCTCTTTTTGCAGCGCCTTACGGTTCTGTTACTATTTTCCTTATTATTTTCGGGGCAAGCCTCGGTTCGGTATTTGCCTCTCTGGCTTCTGCAGACCCGCTTCACCGGAGTGAAGGTACTCAAGAAGCCGGAGCCGGAATGAACCTGAAAAAATGGTTTACATGGGGAATTGCAGTCCTGACTGCTGCAATAATCCTCAGTGCTACCGGATATATCTGGATTCTTTCAGCTGCTTACGGAAACGGGTCCGACCAGGACTCACGTATAGGGTATACTATGAAAAATGTACAGAGAGTACCCGGTGATACGCCTGTTCAGGTTGGAAATTCAATGGTTGATATGTATGCAGCTGAACCTCTTGAAGTGCCTGCTGACCCGATTGCAGCCGCAGTGATGGCACCGGTGGCTGCTTCAAGAGGCCAGATACTTGTTTACGGTGCGGAGGAGGGCGGTGAGGTTGACCTGGAAGCCCTTGTCGAGGAATCCCTCTCCCTTCTGGGAGATAGACCCGTAATTGTGATCGTTTCGGCAGAAGAACCTGCCTATGCTCTGCCTGCAGCATATGCTGCAGCGTATTTCAGGGTACCTGTAGTTCCTGTTGAAGAGGGGTCCGTTCCTCAGAGTTTGCAAACTTTACTTGAAAACGGAGAAGAAAAGACTTTTTTTGTGGCCGCCCCTGAGAGTCTCCTTTCGGATAGGTTTCTTGAAGAACTGGAGGCTTTCGGAGAAGTAAACCGTGTCGCAGACGAAAACATTTACCTGCACGCTCTTGTGTGGGCAAGGAGCCGCTGGGGTGATTTCGGATGGGGTATTGATGAAGATTTCCATTTCGATGCATACTATAATTTTGCACTTGCAAACCCTGAGACCCCGGAGTTTGCAGCAGCAGGTCTGCCTATAGCTTACCAGAGCAACTACGGGCCATTACTTTATACCGAAAGTGAAGATCTGAATGACGAAGTTGACCAGTACTTCTGGAGGCTTTCTCCTGATTACTTTGCCTTTCCTTCTGACGGTCCTTTCATGAACGTAAGGGTTGTAGGAGGTCCGGAAAGTGTGAGTTATAATACCCAGGCGAGAGCTGACCTTGCACTGGAAGTCCACTCTTTTAAAGACCAGATGACCGGAGTAAGCGGACTTGCTTTCCTTGGATGGTCCTGGTTTTTCATAGGCTTTTTCGGAGCTATCTGGGCCCTCTTTATTATGCCGAAGCGTCTGCCATACAGCTCTTTTTATCCTAGGATTTACTGGCCTATGGCAATGCTGGTTTTCGGACCTGTCGGAATTCTGGCTTTCCTTCTGGCTTATCACGAAAGACCTGTTATGTACATGGACAATATGGTGAAATTCCGCCGTCCTCCATGGGCGAGAGCTTTATCGGGTACGATTATGAGCACGGGAATCGGGATGGCACTCATGATAGCCTCCATGTATCTGTTTGAGTTTTTTGGCATGCCGCTTTCACTGAGTTTTGAGTTTACATGGCTATACTGGCTAGGTTCTCCCATGACTACCATAATGTGGCTGATAATGGTTATCCCTGCCATTATTGTCTCCTCTTTGTTTTATATGGGGCCGATGATGGGGGATATGCATCAGAAAAAGTACTGGGAAGGAGTAAAGCAGGCTTTTCCCATAGTTGTCCTTTCCATGGTCAGTGCTTCCATAGGGATGTACGTAACCGCATGGTACGTTATGCAGTGGAGGGACTGGATGACCAACGAAGACCTATGGCTCTGGGTGACTCCTTTATGGATTTCCGCAGCTGCAGGCCTTTTCGCTGCCCTTGTTCCTAACTACATTATGGTTAAAGCCGGATGGAAGGAGGGAGAGATGTGA
- a CDS encoding sodium/glutamate symporter: MTPSAVGMSFLVLGLLLLLGKWIRVTTSYLQKLFIPSSLIGGFLGLVFGPQVLGNLVEWSEHEDTVLSLLAGGIFPEDMLAVWATLPGLFINVIFATLFLGKKLPGVREIWHIAGPQVAFGQTVAWGQYVFGILITVLILTPFFGIDPMAGSLIEIGFEGGHGTAAGLASTFEEVGFHEGADLSLGLATIGLLFSVILGIVLLNYGAKTGKTAILQSPGEISLDKSERAGIVGFDARESAGKITTRPESIEPFSLHFAYVGVAIGVGYIILQALQLIEELTWGRMTGVYLLEHVPLFPLAMIGGIILELFLDRFDKYKTLDRNLVMRIQGLSLDILIASAIATLSLDVIGSNLEPFIILSIVGIVWNVAAFLLLAPRMIPSYWFERGIGDFGQSMGMTASGLLLMKIADPHSKSPALESFGYKQLMFEPIVGGGLFTAMSVPLILNLGPIYVLILTTIIMSFWIGTGLLYFGRK, encoded by the coding sequence ATGACACCCTCCGCGGTAGGGATGAGTTTTCTAGTTCTGGGGCTACTTCTGCTCCTTGGAAAATGGATAAGGGTAACTACTTCTTATCTTCAGAAGCTCTTTATTCCCAGCTCTTTAATCGGCGGATTTCTGGGGCTCGTTTTCGGGCCGCAGGTCCTTGGTAACCTGGTTGAATGGTCAGAACATGAGGATACCGTACTTTCCCTTCTTGCAGGCGGGATATTTCCTGAAGATATGCTGGCTGTCTGGGCTACTCTTCCCGGACTTTTCATAAATGTTATTTTTGCAACACTCTTTCTTGGGAAAAAACTTCCTGGAGTTAGAGAAATCTGGCATATAGCCGGACCCCAGGTAGCATTTGGGCAGACAGTGGCCTGGGGGCAGTATGTTTTCGGGATACTGATAACCGTTCTTATATTGACGCCTTTCTTTGGTATCGACCCGATGGCAGGTTCACTTATTGAGATCGGATTTGAAGGAGGCCACGGGACTGCAGCAGGCCTGGCTTCCACTTTTGAAGAGGTCGGGTTCCATGAGGGAGCAGACCTGTCACTCGGCCTTGCTACCATAGGTCTGCTCTTCAGTGTAATTCTCGGAATTGTACTTCTAAACTATGGCGCAAAGACAGGAAAAACAGCTATTTTGCAGAGCCCTGGCGAAATCTCGCTTGATAAAAGTGAGCGGGCAGGAATAGTTGGTTTCGATGCAAGGGAGTCAGCAGGCAAAATCACAACAAGACCCGAATCTATTGAACCTTTCTCCCTCCATTTTGCCTATGTCGGAGTGGCTATAGGAGTAGGCTATATTATTCTTCAGGCCCTCCAGCTTATAGAGGAACTGACATGGGGAAGAATGACAGGCGTATATCTCCTTGAACATGTCCCTCTTTTTCCTCTTGCAATGATTGGCGGGATTATTCTCGAGCTGTTTCTTGACAGGTTTGACAAATATAAAACACTTGATAGAAACCTGGTGATGAGGATACAGGGTCTTTCCCTGGATATCCTCATAGCTAGTGCTATTGCAACTCTCTCTCTTGATGTCATAGGAAGCAACCTGGAGCCATTTATTATACTGAGCATTGTTGGTATTGTCTGGAACGTAGCAGCTTTTCTTTTGCTCGCTCCCAGAATGATACCCTCATACTGGTTTGAAAGAGGAATAGGAGATTTCGGGCAGTCCATGGGTATGACTGCAAGCGGACTCCTGCTGATGAAAATTGCGGATCCCCATAGCAAATCTCCCGCACTTGAGAGCTTTGGGTATAAGCAGCTAATGTTTGAGCCAATTGTAGGAGGAGGACTGTTTACAGCTATGTCAGTCCCCTTAATCCTCAATCTTGGTCCGATTTACGTGCTTATTCTGACAACTATTATCATGTCTTTCTGGATAGGAACGGGACTTTTGTACTTTGGCCGAAAATGA
- a CDS encoding MASE3 domain-containing protein — MYISYINGNTFKVSFYEAAVWIAITGLLYLISLGNYLLFHTLVELFSVYVAYVIFLIVWKSRARLENRYLILIGVAFFFIGSIDFLHALTFRGMEVFRVPGINLTIRLWLVARYLEAISFLIAPLFLISNRGPGMKEAENRYRESLEDSAFAWKVFLVYSVITISCLLSIFVFKNFPVVYIEGSGLTLFKILSEYLISFILLCSLFLLYINRDRFEDKVFRLLAASIILTIFGELSFALYAHVDEFPNLIGHYFKLLSFYLIYEAVVYLGFEEPCSLLFRELKHREEDFRQKAIFLGDEYNHICRMIGVNRDSEQKNKSPSEDKDQEGYHSFSQHFPGIGFQLDENFLPVFIQGPVEEMTGYGKEELLSGKMNFLEIIVPEDQLSILENQRKLKSNPKFVVENEFRIRKKNGEIKWVREITRKIQDRSGDSGNFQGLVYDITERKMAEEALEKIDRIRVKEVHHRIKNNLQVISSLLSLQAEKFEDKEVIEAFRESQNRVTSIAMIHEELHGGKSLDTLDFADYLQKLTADLFSSYRVGKDGINLKLELEDVWLGMDTAIPLGIIVNEMVSNSLKHAFSGKSDGEIRISLRNGEMNGENPAPKDEISGSDPDCLENNRFHYILIVADNGKGIPEEMDFQTTDSLGLQLITILVEQIDGCIELNRDQGTEFTIRFNNEGK; from the coding sequence TTGTATATATCATACATTAACGGAAATACATTTAAAGTAAGTTTTTATGAGGCAGCGGTCTGGATAGCAATAACAGGTCTGCTCTACTTAATCAGCCTTGGTAATTACCTTCTCTTCCATACTCTGGTAGAATTGTTCAGTGTCTACGTTGCATACGTAATATTTTTGATAGTATGGAAATCAAGAGCTCGTCTGGAAAACAGATACCTTATACTCATAGGGGTCGCTTTTTTTTTCATCGGCAGCATTGACTTTCTGCATGCCCTTACATTCAGAGGAATGGAAGTTTTCAGGGTTCCTGGAATTAATCTTACTATCCGGCTCTGGTTAGTTGCAAGATACCTAGAAGCCATTTCCTTCTTAATTGCCCCGCTGTTCCTGATAAGCAACAGAGGACCCGGAATGAAAGAGGCTGAAAACAGGTACAGAGAATCTCTTGAGGACTCTGCATTTGCCTGGAAAGTATTTCTCGTATATTCAGTGATCACTATTTCCTGCCTGCTCTCAATCTTTGTTTTCAAGAATTTTCCGGTTGTTTATATTGAGGGTTCGGGGCTTACTCTTTTCAAAATCCTGAGCGAATACTTAATCTCCTTCATACTTCTCTGCTCCCTGTTTCTTCTGTATATAAATCGGGACCGATTTGAAGATAAAGTTTTCAGACTGCTTGCAGCTTCTATAATCCTTACGATCTTCGGAGAACTTTCTTTTGCCCTGTATGCTCATGTAGATGAATTTCCAAACCTCATAGGCCACTATTTTAAATTACTGTCTTTTTACCTGATATACGAAGCTGTTGTATACCTCGGATTTGAAGAGCCTTGCAGTCTGCTTTTCAGGGAACTAAAACACAGGGAAGAAGACTTCAGGCAAAAAGCAATTTTCCTCGGGGACGAGTATAACCACATATGCAGGATGATTGGAGTAAACAGGGATTCTGAGCAGAAAAACAAAAGCCCTTCTGAGGATAAAGATCAGGAAGGTTACCATTCGTTTTCACAGCATTTTCCAGGGATCGGGTTCCAGCTTGACGAGAATTTCTTACCGGTATTCATACAGGGGCCTGTAGAAGAAATGACAGGATACGGAAAGGAAGAGCTTCTGTCCGGAAAAATGAATTTTCTGGAAATAATCGTACCTGAAGATCAGCTTTCAATTCTTGAAAACCAGCGGAAATTAAAATCAAATCCTAAATTTGTAGTTGAGAATGAATTTCGAATCCGCAAAAAAAACGGAGAGATAAAATGGGTCAGGGAAATTACCCGGAAGATTCAGGATAGGTCTGGAGATTCAGGAAATTTCCAGGGCCTGGTTTATGATATCACTGAACGTAAAATGGCTGAAGAAGCTCTCGAGAAAATAGACCGGATTCGGGTAAAAGAGGTTCATCACAGGATAAAGAATAACCTTCAGGTTATCTCATCCCTGCTCAGCCTGCAGGCGGAAAAATTCGAAGACAAAGAAGTGATTGAAGCTTTCAGGGAAAGCCAGAACCGTGTAACATCCATAGCAATGATCCATGAAGAACTTCACGGAGGAAAAAGCCTTGATACCCTTGATTTCGCAGATTATCTGCAGAAACTGACTGCAGATCTTTTCAGTTCCTACCGTGTAGGTAAAGATGGAATAAACCTTAAACTTGAGCTTGAAGATGTCTGGCTTGGCATGGATACTGCAATCCCCCTCGGAATTATTGTCAATGAAATGGTTTCAAACTCCCTGAAACATGCTTTTTCAGGTAAAAGTGACGGAGAAATCCGCATAAGCCTGAGAAACGGAGAAATGAATGGAGAAAATCCTGCCCCAAAGGATGAAATTTCAGGTTCGGACCCGGACTGTCTGGAGAATAATAGGTTCCATTATATACTGATCGTTGCAGATAACGGAAAAGGAATCCCTGAAGAAATGGATTTCCAGACCACTGATTCTCTCGGACTTCAGCTTATAACTATTCTTGTTGAACAGATAGACGGCTGTATTGAACTTAACAGGGATCAGGGAACTGAGTTCACTATTCGGTTCAACAACGAAGGAAAGTAA
- a CDS encoding MASE3 domain-containing protein codes for MANFEGKRALAELYEVVLWVAILSVLYIISLNNYLLFKILVELFSVYVAYVIFLVVWKSRDCLENQYLLLLGIAYFFIGGLDLLYTLSYEGMGVFPEFNSNIHAQFWIVARYMESISFLLASLLLTDISMKFLIKSNIHTERARFAREIFLAYAGITLICLSSILVFRNFPVAYIESSGFTPFKTISEYIISLILFCSLIALYVNKDRFENNVFKLLAASIILTVLGELSLWASEGVSGFFNLIGHYFKVLSFYLIYKAIVETGFEDPFSLLFRELKHREEALRQETIFLKDDQGHLYRLLGLKENNFEIKSSVEEVPIDEIDYHSFVQNIEGLLVFRLNQSFEPILMDGSVEEITGYSKEDFLSRRVKWTEIILPEDLPLFFDNIKTAVSNPDLSREIEYRIRRKNGETKWIREILQKLPEHSGTAGQTQSLIRDITRRKTAEETLTKIQEARIKEIHHRIKNNLQVISSLLSLEAEKFSDERTLEAFRESQNRVVSMALIHEELYEGKGMDTIDFSVYLRKLILDLFSSYLVETESVNLNLDIEQVYLGMDTAVPLGIIVNELVSNSLKHAFPSGRKGEIRISLHPTEDYTPEPDSPGKGCSFQDGKDFHYILTVADDGIGFPEELDFRNPESLGLQLINILVEQIDGYVELKRDNGTEFTIWFNNPENK; via the coding sequence ATGGCAAATTTTGAAGGGAAGAGGGCATTAGCCGAGCTCTATGAAGTGGTACTATGGGTAGCCATACTCAGTGTACTCTATATTATCAGCCTTAACAACTACCTGCTCTTCAAGATTCTGGTAGAGCTTTTCAGTGTGTATGTCGCCTACGTGATATTCCTTGTTGTATGGAAATCAAGAGACTGCCTGGAAAACCAGTATCTTCTGCTTCTGGGAATAGCTTATTTTTTTATCGGGGGTCTTGACCTATTATATACACTTTCTTACGAAGGAATGGGTGTATTTCCTGAGTTTAATTCAAACATACACGCTCAGTTCTGGATTGTGGCAAGGTATATGGAGAGTATATCTTTTCTGCTAGCCTCGTTGCTTTTAACAGACATAAGTATGAAATTTCTGATAAAGAGTAATATACATACCGAGAGAGCCAGGTTTGCCCGAGAAATTTTTCTGGCGTACGCAGGAATCACTCTTATTTGCCTGTCCTCTATTCTTGTTTTCAGAAATTTCCCTGTCGCCTATATTGAAAGCTCTGGATTCACTCCTTTTAAGACGATAAGTGAATATATCATCTCTCTTATTCTTTTTTGTTCACTGATAGCTCTCTATGTAAACAAAGACAGATTTGAAAACAATGTTTTTAAACTGCTTGCAGCATCTATTATTCTGACAGTCCTGGGGGAGTTGAGCTTATGGGCCTCTGAAGGTGTAAGTGGATTTTTTAATCTGATAGGTCACTACTTCAAAGTTCTATCTTTCTACCTGATCTATAAAGCAATAGTTGAAACAGGGTTTGAAGATCCTTTCAGCCTTCTTTTCAGGGAACTTAAGCACAGGGAAGAGGCTTTGAGGCAGGAAACAATTTTTCTCAAGGATGATCAGGGTCATCTTTACAGACTACTTGGTTTAAAGGAAAACAATTTTGAAATCAAATCATCTGTGGAAGAGGTCCCGATAGATGAGATAGATTACCATTCATTTGTACAAAACATAGAGGGACTCCTTGTTTTTCGGCTTAACCAGAGTTTTGAACCCATACTTATGGACGGGTCTGTTGAAGAGATCACAGGATACAGTAAAGAAGATTTTCTTTCCCGCAGGGTTAAATGGACGGAAATAATTCTCCCTGAAGACCTGCCCCTATTCTTTGACAATATAAAAACAGCAGTATCTAATCCGGATCTCTCCAGAGAAATTGAATATAGAATACGCAGAAAAAATGGAGAAACTAAATGGATAAGAGAAATTCTCCAGAAACTTCCAGAGCATTCTGGAACAGCAGGCCAGACTCAGAGCCTTATTCGTGATATTACCAGGCGTAAAACTGCAGAAGAGACTCTGACGAAAATACAGGAAGCCCGGATAAAGGAAATTCATCACCGCATAAAAAATAATTTACAGGTTATCTCTTCTCTCCTGAGTCTTGAGGCTGAAAAGTTCAGTGACGAAAGAACACTTGAAGCCTTCAGGGAAAGCCAGAACCGCGTTGTTTCAATGGCTTTAATCCACGAAGAACTCTATGAAGGCAAAGGTATGGATACGATTGATTTTTCGGTCTACCTTCGAAAACTAATCCTTGATCTGTTCAGTTCATATCTCGTGGAAACCGAAAGTGTCAACCTCAATCTGGATATTGAACAGGTTTATCTTGGAATGGACACTGCAGTCCCTCTTGGAATTATTGTTAATGAGCTCGTCTCAAATTCTCTTAAGCATGCTTTCCCTTCAGGCAGAAAAGGTGAAATCCGAATCAGTTTGCATCCGACTGAAGACTATACTCCAGAACCGGACAGTCCAGGCAAAGGTTGCAGCTTTCAGGATGGAAAAGATTTCCATTACATACTTACAGTAGCGGATGACGGAATAGGTTTTCCTGAAGAACTGGACTTCCGGAACCCTGAATCCCTTGGTCTTCAGCTCATAAATATCCTTGTTGAACAGATAGACGGTTATGTTGAACTTAAAAGAGATAATGGAACGGAGTTCACTATCTGGTTTAACAATCCCGAGAATAAATGA
- a CDS encoding phosphoribosyltransferase, whose amino-acid sequence MAIFRDRVDAGKRLAKELSKYSNRPDVLILALPRGGVPVAFEVAKELNVKMDVFIVRKLGVPGNEELAMGAIASDDIRVLNEDIVRSYQIPDRVIATVAANELRELERRERKYRGDHPKPDISGKIVILIDDGLATGATMHAAVEAIKTKHPAKLIVAVPTASPDMCEFFKDIVDEMICATTPEPFYAVGAWYGDFSQTTDEEVCEILNKAKNLPSE is encoded by the coding sequence ATGGCAATTTTTAGAGATCGAGTAGATGCAGGAAAAAGGTTGGCAAAAGAACTTTCAAAATACTCAAACCGTCCAGACGTACTGATACTGGCACTTCCGCGGGGAGGAGTCCCGGTAGCTTTTGAAGTTGCAAAAGAACTGAATGTAAAAATGGATGTATTCATAGTACGGAAACTCGGAGTTCCTGGCAACGAAGAACTGGCAATGGGAGCAATCGCATCTGATGACATTCGTGTCCTGAATGAAGATATCGTAAGGTCCTATCAGATACCGGACAGGGTAATTGCTACAGTGGCTGCAAACGAACTAAGGGAACTTGAACGCCGTGAGCGCAAATATCGTGGAGACCATCCAAAACCGGACATAAGCGGTAAGATCGTAATCCTGATAGACGACGGGCTTGCAACCGGAGCAACAATGCATGCAGCAGTTGAAGCCATTAAAACTAAACATCCGGCTAAACTGATCGTTGCAGTTCCCACGGCTTCCCCGGATATGTGCGAGTTCTTCAAAGACATAGTGGATGAAATGATCTGTGCTACCACGCCTGAGCCATTTTATGCAGTAGGAGCCTGGTATGGAGATTTCAGCCAGACCACGGATGAAGAAGTCTGCGAAATACTGAACAAGGCAAAGAATCTTCCATCAGAGTAG
- a CDS encoding dienelactone hydrolase family protein, translating into MEESLRMGRESIEVQIPIDSIYLEGNLDIPGGASGIVVFVHGSGSSRHSPRNQYVAKEMQRKGLGTLLFDLLTVEEERVDMVTRHLRFDIDLLSKRLIDVTGWLLNRQDTKDLNIGYFGASTGAAAALIAAKEHADTVKAVVSRGGRPDLAESALMYVKAPTLLIVGGEDTQVIDLNQWALDRMVIPEKELKIVPGATHLFEEPGTLEEVSRLAGEWFKRYLSEE; encoded by the coding sequence ATGGAAGAATCATTAAGAATGGGAAGAGAGAGTATAGAAGTCCAGATTCCGATTGACTCGATCTATCTTGAAGGAAACCTGGATATTCCTGGAGGAGCCAGCGGAATTGTCGTATTCGTGCATGGAAGTGGAAGTAGCCGCCACAGTCCGCGTAACCAGTACGTCGCAAAGGAAATGCAGAGAAAAGGTCTTGGAACTCTTTTATTTGACCTTCTAACAGTCGAAGAAGAGAGAGTAGACATGGTGACGCGCCATCTACGTTTTGATATTGACCTGCTTTCAAAACGTCTCATCGATGTCACTGGGTGGCTTTTAAACAGACAGGACACTAAAGACCTGAATATAGGTTATTTTGGTGCCAGTACAGGGGCTGCAGCCGCACTCATAGCTGCAAAAGAGCATGCAGATACTGTAAAAGCTGTTGTTTCGAGAGGAGGAAGACCGGACCTTGCCGAAAGTGCTCTGATGTATGTAAAGGCACCGACATTGCTTATCGTAGGCGGGGAAGACACTCAGGTAATAGACCTCAACCAATGGGCTTTAGACAGGATGGTCATACCGGAAAAGGAACTCAAGATTGTTCCGGGCGCTACCCATCTTTTTGAAGAGCCTGGAACATTAGAAGAAGTTTCCAGATTAGCCGGGGAGTGGTTTAAAAGATATCTTTCGGAAGAGTAA